From Deinococcus wulumuqiensis R12, one genomic window encodes:
- a CDS encoding ABC transporter permease subunit, whose protein sequence is MRPRTLLALVAAALALALPLVLPVFQVTLLTNIAIISVTVIGLVLLTGISGLTSFGQAAFMGVGAYTTALLTTRYGWNPWLTLPAGMLLTALIANVLGLITLRMQGHYLPLATIAWGISLYYVFGNTPALGGFTGIREIPPVSVFGLTLDQPREFAYLALLFLALSILAAQFLLSSRFGRALRALRTGAVVAEAFGANTFTLRVQVFVLSAVMASAAGWLYAHQQRFVNPTPFGLNVGIEYLFMAVLGGSGYVWGGVAGAVLITLLREVLQNVLPRLLGENTNYEIVVLGVLMILALQFARRGLWPLVERFVPAGTPRLLAHALTFPHRPAPASGSPVLRVRNAVKQFGGLRAVNDVSFDVNAGEIVGLIGPNGAGKSTMFNLVTGVNPATSGTVEVLGQAAGRLPARAIHRLGVARTFQHVKLFPELSLLENAMMGGYSRASAGILRSMLHLERGEEAALQQLALTQLERVGLREQAYEQAGNLALGQQRLLEIARALVADPSFLLLDEPAAGLRFGEKQDLSALLKKLRSEGVTILIVEHDMDLVMNLVDRLVVMNSGQELAQGSPEQVRGNPAVREAYLGADV, encoded by the coding sequence ATGCGCCCGCGCACGCTTCTGGCCCTCGTCGCGGCGGCGCTGGCGCTGGCCCTGCCGCTGGTGCTGCCGGTGTTTCAGGTCACGCTGCTGACGAACATCGCCATCATCTCCGTCACCGTCATCGGGCTGGTGCTGCTCACGGGCATCTCGGGGCTGACCTCCTTCGGACAGGCGGCGTTCATGGGCGTGGGCGCCTACACCACCGCCCTGCTCACGACCCGGTACGGCTGGAACCCCTGGCTGACGCTGCCCGCCGGAATGCTGCTCACGGCACTCATCGCCAACGTCCTGGGCCTCATCACGCTGCGGATGCAAGGCCATTACCTGCCGCTGGCGACGATTGCCTGGGGCATCAGCCTGTACTACGTGTTCGGCAACACTCCGGCGCTGGGCGGGTTTACCGGCATCCGCGAGATTCCGCCGGTCAGCGTCTTTGGCCTCACCCTCGACCAGCCGCGCGAGTTCGCGTATCTGGCGCTGCTGTTTCTGGCGCTGTCCATCCTGGCCGCGCAGTTTCTGCTCTCCAGCCGCTTCGGGCGGGCGCTGCGGGCGCTGCGAACGGGCGCGGTGGTCGCCGAAGCGTTCGGGGCCAACACCTTTACCCTGCGCGTGCAGGTGTTCGTGCTCTCGGCGGTCATGGCGTCGGCGGCGGGCTGGCTGTACGCCCACCAGCAACGCTTCGTCAACCCCACCCCTTTTGGCCTGAACGTGGGCATCGAGTACCTCTTCATGGCGGTGCTGGGCGGCAGCGGCTACGTCTGGGGCGGCGTGGCGGGGGCGGTGCTGATCACCCTGCTGCGCGAGGTGCTGCAAAACGTGCTGCCCCGGCTGCTGGGCGAGAACACCAACTACGAAATCGTGGTGCTGGGCGTCCTGATGATCCTGGCCTTGCAGTTTGCCCGGCGTGGGCTGTGGCCGCTGGTCGAGCGCTTCGTCCCGGCAGGCACGCCCCGGCTGCTGGCGCACGCGCTGACCTTTCCGCACCGTCCGGCCCCGGCGAGCGGCAGCCCGGTGCTGCGGGTCAGAAACGCCGTCAAGCAGTTCGGTGGTCTCAGAGCGGTGAACGACGTGAGTTTCGACGTGAACGCGGGCGAAATCGTGGGCCTCATCGGGCCGAACGGCGCGGGCAAGTCCACCATGTTCAACCTCGTGACCGGCGTCAACCCGGCGACCTCGGGCACGGTGGAGGTGCTGGGGCAGGCGGCGGGGAGGCTTCCGGCGCGGGCCATTCACCGCCTCGGCGTGGCGCGGACCTTCCAGCACGTCAAGCTGTTTCCCGAACTCTCGCTGCTCGAAAACGCCATGATGGGCGGCTATTCGCGGGCCAGCGCCGGGATTTTGCGCAGCATGCTGCACCTCGAACGCGGCGAAGAAGCCGCGCTGCAACAGCTCGCCCTGACGCAACTCGAGCGCGTCGGCCTGCGTGAGCAAGCCTACGAACAGGCCGGAAATCTGGCGCTGGGGCAGCAGCGCCTGCTCGAAATCGCCCGCGCCCTGGTCGCCGACCCGAGTTTCCTGCTGCTCGACGAACCGGCGGCGGGCCTGAGATTCGGTGAAAAGCAGGACCTCTCGGCGCTGCTCAAAAAGCTGCGGAGCGAGGGGGTCACCATCCTCATCGTGGAGCACGACATGGACCTCGTGATGAATCTGGTGGACCGTCTGGTGGTCATGAACAGCGGCCAGGAACTCGCTCAGGGCAGCCCGGAGCAGGTGCGGGGCAACCCGGCGGTGCGTGAAGCCTACCTGGGGGCCGACGTATGA
- a CDS encoding long-chain-fatty-acid--CoA ligase produces MTDATAAPNSTDYPPVQGRYWPPGKPRSLTLPQTGVLHNLRVSAERYPEKVGLWFYGRELTYGDFYDQVGRLAGHLAAQGVKKGDRVGLWLQNSPAWAIGAFAAWRLGAVVVPLAPMLQPRELAFFLQDAGIRVAVVGGELYEKGKQAGLAHAIVANVMAGAVPQQAGVKLPDGLDVQPELQEGDVTLEQALRSAPAAVQDVDADDLAIIFYTSGTTGLPKGCAHTHSSVQANTFGASVWVNGTCEDVFLAALPYFHVTGFINSLMTAVAGGGKVVVMARWDRDAARELIRDHRVTVWTNTPAMLIDLMSSPNFQATDLKTLRSVTGGGASLPAAVGQRLLDTTGILFLEGYGLSETMAQSHSNPQGRQKLQCLGIPLFNVDSRIIDLETGAELPPGQVGEIVIHGPQVMREYWQRPKETEEAFTDIGGRRFFRTGDLGHMDEEGYFFFADRLKRMVNVSGLKVWPAEVENKLHGHPAIQEACVISVPDERSGERARALIVLRPGMQATPEELEAWAREQMANYKVPRDYQFVDSLPRSPTGKVAWRQLQEQARAALTGAQS; encoded by the coding sequence ATGACCGACGCCACTGCCGCCCCCAACTCCACCGACTACCCGCCCGTTCAGGGCCGCTACTGGCCCCCCGGCAAGCCGCGCAGCCTGACGCTGCCGCAAACCGGCGTGCTCCACAACCTGCGCGTGAGTGCCGAGCGCTACCCCGAAAAAGTGGGGCTGTGGTTCTATGGCCGCGAACTGACCTACGGCGACTTCTACGACCAGGTGGGGCGCCTCGCCGGGCACCTCGCCGCGCAGGGGGTGAAAAAGGGCGACCGGGTGGGCCTGTGGCTGCAAAACAGCCCGGCCTGGGCCATCGGCGCCTTTGCCGCGTGGCGACTCGGGGCCGTGGTGGTGCCGCTCGCCCCCATGCTTCAGCCGCGCGAACTGGCCTTTTTCCTGCAAGACGCGGGCATCCGGGTCGCGGTGGTCGGCGGCGAACTGTACGAGAAAGGCAAGCAGGCGGGGCTGGCGCACGCGATTGTCGCCAACGTCATGGCGGGCGCGGTGCCGCAGCAGGCGGGCGTCAAGCTGCCCGACGGACTGGACGTGCAGCCCGAATTGCAAGAGGGTGACGTGACGCTGGAGCAGGCGCTGCGCTCGGCCCCGGCAGCGGTGCAGGACGTGGACGCGGACGACCTCGCCATCATCTTCTACACCAGCGGCACCACCGGGCTGCCCAAGGGCTGCGCCCACACCCACAGCAGCGTGCAGGCCAACACCTTCGGCGCTTCGGTGTGGGTGAACGGCACCTGCGAGGACGTGTTTTTGGCGGCGCTGCCGTACTTTCACGTCACCGGCTTCATCAACAGCCTGATGACGGCGGTGGCGGGCGGCGGCAAGGTCGTCGTCATGGCCCGCTGGGACCGCGACGCGGCGCGGGAACTGATTCGTGACCACCGCGTCACGGTCTGGACGAACACGCCCGCCATGCTGATCGACCTGATGTCGTCGCCCAACTTTCAGGCCACCGACCTCAAGACGCTGCGCAGCGTCACCGGGGGCGGGGCCAGTCTGCCCGCCGCCGTGGGCCAGCGGCTGCTCGACACCACCGGGATTCTGTTTCTGGAAGGCTACGGGCTGTCCGAAACGATGGCGCAGTCGCACTCCAACCCCCAGGGACGGCAGAAGCTGCAATGCCTGGGCATTCCGCTGTTCAACGTGGACTCGCGCATCATCGACCTCGAAACGGGGGCCGAGTTGCCGCCCGGTCAGGTGGGCGAAATCGTGATTCACGGGCCACAGGTGATGCGCGAATACTGGCAGCGCCCCAAAGAGACGGAAGAGGCCTTTACCGACATCGGCGGGCGGCGCTTTTTCCGCACCGGCGACCTGGGCCACATGGACGAGGAAGGCTACTTCTTCTTCGCCGACCGCCTCAAGCGCATGGTCAACGTCTCGGGCCTCAAGGTCTGGCCCGCCGAGGTCGAAAACAAACTGCACGGCCACCCCGCCATTCAGGAAGCCTGCGTGATTTCCGTTCCCGACGAGCGCAGCGGCGAACGCGCCCGCGCCCTCATCGTGCTGCGGCCCGGCATGCAGGCCACCCCCGAGGAACTCGAGGCCTGGGCACGCGAGCAGATGGCGAACTACAAGGTGCCGCGCGACTACCAGTTCGTGGACAGCCTGCCGCGCAGCCCCACCGGCAAAGTCGCCTGGCGTCAGCTTCAGGAACAGGCCCGCGCCGCGCTGACCGGAGCGCAGAGCTAA
- a CDS encoding ABC transporter ATP-binding protein, whose product MTALLQVSDLHVAYGRVEAVTGVNLSVQAGQIVSVIGANGAGKSTLLAALVGALPSRGAVQYAGRDLRHVPLEDRVAAGMTLVPERRELFGSMSVEDNLQLGAYTQRAGLHSGLEDVFHRFPRLLERRRQLAGTLSGGEQQMLAIGRALMARPRLLLLDEPSLGLAPLIVRDILHIVSELRDSGVTVLLVEQNARAALAISDYGYVLEGGQVKLEGHAAQLADDPAVVASYLGG is encoded by the coding sequence ATGACCGCGCTGCTGCAAGTCAGCGACCTGCATGTCGCCTACGGGCGCGTCGAGGCGGTCACGGGCGTGAATCTCAGCGTGCAGGCCGGGCAAATCGTGTCGGTCATCGGGGCCAACGGCGCGGGCAAAAGCACGCTGCTGGCGGCCCTGGTCGGGGCGCTGCCCTCACGCGGCGCGGTGCAGTACGCGGGCCGCGACCTGCGCCACGTGCCCCTGGAAGACCGGGTGGCGGCGGGCATGACGCTGGTGCCCGAGCGCCGCGAACTGTTCGGCTCCATGTCGGTGGAAGACAACCTGCAACTCGGCGCCTACACCCAGCGGGCCGGGCTGCACAGCGGGCTGGAGGACGTGTTCCACCGCTTTCCCCGCCTGCTGGAGCGCCGCAGGCAACTCGCCGGGACGCTCTCGGGTGGCGAGCAGCAGATGCTGGCGATTGGCCGGGCGCTCATGGCCCGCCCCCGGCTGCTGCTGCTCGACGAGCCGTCGCTGGGCCTCGCCCCGCTCATCGTGCGCGACATCCTGCACATCGTCTCGGAGCTGCGTGACAGCGGCGTGACCGTGCTGCTGGTGGAGCAAAACGCCCGCGCCGCCCTCGCCATCAGCGATTACGGCTACGTGCTCGAGGGTGGGCAGGTCAAGCTGGAGGGACACGCCGCGCAACTCGCCGACGACCCGGCGGTGGTGGCGAGCTACCTCGGCGGTTGA
- a CDS encoding ABC transporter substrate-binding protein, translating to MKTRILLTALLATLGSASAEVKIGVVVSSTGPAASLGIPERNTVALLPRTIGGEKVTYIVLDDASDTTAAVTAARKLVQENKVDLLLGTTTTPASLAMIDVAAESKTPMISLAASEVIIKPVDAKRNWVFKTPQTDAIMATAIVDHMARGGVKTVGYIGFNDAYGEGWLKELQASAAKKGLKIVATERYARNDTSVTGQALKLFAARPDAVLIGASGVPAVLPQKALNERGYKGKIYQTHGVANADFLRVGGKDVEGAYLPAGPVLVADQLPASNPTRKVGLNYMKLYEAKYGKDSVSTFGAHAWDAGLLLQKAIPAALKKAKPGTPEFRAALRDAIENAPNVIGAHGIFNMSKTDHLGLDARSRVMVQVQGGTWKLLK from the coding sequence ATGAAGACCCGTATTCTGCTGACCGCCCTTCTCGCTACGCTTGGCAGCGCTTCTGCGGAAGTCAAAATCGGTGTGGTCGTCTCGTCCACCGGCCCCGCCGCCAGCCTGGGCATTCCTGAGCGCAACACGGTGGCGCTGCTGCCCAGAACCATCGGCGGCGAGAAAGTCACCTACATCGTTCTCGACGACGCTTCGGACACCACCGCCGCCGTGACCGCCGCCCGCAAGCTGGTGCAGGAAAACAAGGTGGACCTGCTGCTGGGCACGACCACCACGCCCGCGAGCCTGGCCATGATCGACGTGGCCGCCGAGAGCAAAACGCCCATGATTTCGCTCGCCGCCTCCGAAGTGATCATCAAGCCGGTGGACGCCAAGCGCAACTGGGTGTTCAAGACTCCGCAGACCGACGCGATCATGGCGACGGCCATCGTGGACCACATGGCGCGGGGCGGCGTCAAGACGGTCGGCTACATCGGCTTCAACGACGCCTACGGCGAAGGCTGGCTCAAGGAACTTCAGGCGAGCGCTGCCAAGAAGGGCCTGAAAATCGTCGCCACCGAGCGCTACGCCCGCAACGACACCAGCGTGACCGGGCAGGCGCTCAAACTGTTTGCCGCGAGGCCCGACGCGGTGCTCATCGGCGCTTCGGGCGTGCCCGCCGTGCTGCCCCAGAAAGCCCTGAACGAGCGCGGCTACAAGGGCAAAATCTACCAGACCCACGGCGTCGCCAACGCCGACTTCCTGCGCGTGGGCGGCAAAGACGTGGAGGGCGCCTACCTCCCCGCCGGGCCGGTGCTGGTGGCCGACCAGCTCCCCGCCAGCAACCCCACCCGCAAGGTCGGCCTGAACTACATGAAGCTCTACGAGGCCAAGTACGGCAAGGACAGCGTTTCGACTTTCGGAGCGCACGCCTGGGACGCAGGGCTGCTGCTGCAAAAAGCCATTCCCGCCGCGCTGAAAAAGGCCAAGCCCGGCACCCCGGAGTTCCGCGCGGCGCTGCGTGACGCCATCGAAAACGCCCCCAACGTCATCGGCGCCCACGGCATTTTCAACATGTCCAAGACCGACCACCTGGGTCTGGACGCCCGCTCCCGCGTGATGGTGCAGGTGCAGGGCGGCACCTGGAAGCTGCTGAAGTGA
- a CDS encoding branched-chain amino acid ABC transporter permease has translation MDIFDPTIFPILTTDGLTNGAVYALLSLALVLVFAVTRVIFIPQGEFVMFGALTLASLQAGKVPGTLTLVLALLALGAVLNVVQALRGGHPQAALRSAALGLGFGALLWALTGWLAPLRAPLAAQVLLTLLLVVPLGPLLYRVVYQPLRNATVLVLLIASVALHLALTGLGLAFFGAEGSNTPAFVSGDLKLGSFSLSYQNLLVMLVSLALMAGLALFFDRTLLGKALRATAVNRLGARLVGIRPEFAGSLAFTVAALMGALSGLLIGPKFPIGYDTGFLIGLKGFIGAIIGGLSSFPLAAIGAVLVGLIESYASFSLSQWKEVIVFTLILPVLLWRSLTTRHHDEEED, from the coding sequence ATGGACATCTTTGACCCCACTATCTTTCCCATCCTGACCACCGACGGGCTGACCAACGGCGCCGTGTACGCGCTGCTGTCGCTCGCGCTGGTACTGGTCTTTGCCGTGACCCGCGTGATTTTCATTCCGCAGGGCGAATTCGTGATGTTCGGGGCGCTGACCCTGGCGAGCCTGCAAGCGGGCAAGGTGCCCGGCACGCTGACGCTGGTGCTGGCGCTGCTGGCCCTCGGCGCCGTGCTGAACGTGGTGCAGGCGCTGCGCGGCGGACACCCGCAGGCGGCGTTGCGAAGCGCCGCCCTGGGCCTGGGCTTCGGGGCGCTGCTGTGGGCGCTGACCGGCTGGCTCGCGCCGCTGAGGGCGCCACTGGCGGCGCAGGTGCTCCTGACCCTGCTGCTCGTCGTTCCGCTGGGGCCGCTGCTTTACCGGGTCGTGTACCAGCCGCTCCGAAACGCCACCGTGCTGGTGCTGCTCATCGCGTCCGTCGCGCTGCACCTCGCGTTGACGGGGCTGGGCCTCGCCTTTTTCGGCGCCGAAGGCAGCAACACGCCCGCCTTCGTCAGCGGCGACCTCAAGCTCGGCAGCTTTTCGCTGAGTTACCAGAACCTGCTGGTCATGCTCGTGTCGCTGGCGCTGATGGCGGGCCTCGCGCTGTTTTTCGACCGCACGCTGCTCGGCAAGGCGCTGCGGGCCACCGCCGTCAACCGGCTGGGGGCGCGGCTGGTGGGCATCCGGCCCGAGTTCGCCGGGTCGCTGGCCTTCACCGTCGCCGCGCTGATGGGCGCCCTGAGCGGGCTGCTGATCGGCCCCAAGTTTCCTATCGGTTACGACACCGGCTTTCTCATCGGTCTGAAGGGCTTTATCGGCGCCATCATCGGCGGGCTGTCGTCGTTTCCGCTGGCCGCCATCGGCGCGGTGCTGGTGGGCCTGATCGAGAGTTACGCCAGTTTCAGCCTCAGCCAGTGGAAAGAGGTCATCGTGTTTACCCTGATTCTGCCGGTGCTGCTGTGGCGCTCGCTGACCACCCGGCACCACGATGAGGAGGAGGACTGA